In a single window of the Gadus macrocephalus chromosome 6, ASM3116895v1 genome:
- the mob1a gene encoding MOB kinase activator 1A, protein MSFLFGSRSSKTFKPKKNIPEGSHQYELLKHAEATLGSGNLRQAVMLPEGEDLNEWIAVNTVDFFNQINMLYGTITEFCSETSCSVMSAGPRYEYHWADGTNIKKPIKCSAPKYIDYLMTWVQDQLDDETLFPSKIGVPFPKNFMSVAKTILKRLFRVYAHIYHQHFDSVMQLQEEAHLNTSFKHFIFFVQEFNLIDRRELAPLQDLIEKLGSKDR, encoded by the exons ATGAGCTTCTTGTT TGGCAGTCGCTCGTCCAAAACCTTCAAGCCCAAGAAGAACATCCCAGAGGGCTCGCACCAGTACGAGCTGCTGAAACACGCCGAGGCCACGCTTGGCAGCGGGAACCTGCGGCAGGCCGTCATGCTGCCGGAGGGGGAGGACCTTAACGAGTGGATCGCGGTCAACA CGGTGGATTTTTTTAACCAGATCAACATGCTCTATGGAACAATCACAGAGTTCTGCAGTGAAACCAGCTGCTCTGTCATGTCTGCTGGTCCTAG GTATGAGTACCACTGGGCCGACGGCACCAACATCAAGAAGCCCATCAAGTGCTCGGCCCCGAAGTACATCGACTACCTGATGACCTGGGTCCAGGACCAGCTGGACGACGAGACCCTCTTCCCCTCCAAGATCG GAGTCCCCTTCCCCAAGAACTTCATGTCCGTTGCCAAGACGATCCTGAAGCGTCTGTTCCGGGTTTACGCCCACATCTACCACCAGCACTTCGACTCTGTGATGCAGCTGCAGGAGGAGGCCCATCTCAACACCTCCTTCAAGCATTTCATCTTCTTCGTCCAG GAGTTCAACCTTATCGACCGGCGAGAGCTGGCTCCTCTTCAGGACCTGATCGAGAAGCTGGGATCCAAGgacagatga